The following coding sequences are from one Devosia yakushimensis window:
- a CDS encoding efflux RND transporter permease subunit gives MAQFFIGRPIFAWVVAIFIMLAGLIALPQLPIAQYPNVAPPQVTISALYPGASPEDMYQSVTRPIEEEMNGVEGAMYFESTSDSSGSVTVTVTFEPGTESSQAANDVQNAVRRVEARLPQIVTQQGIQVQEAGSGFLMMVGLVSTDGSLDVVGLGDYLSRNVLGEIRRVEGVGRAQLFASQRAMRVWVDPDKMTSLNLSTQEVTAAIQAQNAQVTAGRIGAQPNPIGQQVSATVLVTGQLRTPEEFGAIVLRANSDGSSVRLRDVARIEVGSETYNFATRIDGKPAAALAVQLSPSGNALATSEGVRHRMEELAEFFPPGVEYVVPYDTSPFVEVSIEKVLHTLIEAIGLVFVVMFVFLQNFRYTLIPTLVVPVALLGTVGVMLVTGFSINVLTMFAMVLAIGILVDDAIVVVENVERIMAEEGLSPKDATRKAMKQITGAIIGITLVLAAVFVPMAFFPGAVGVIYQQFSITMVVSILISGFLALSLTPALCATFLKPIKPGHHEKKGPFGWFNRGLKSTTNSYSKGVGWLVNRAGRFMVVYLALLVGLGWGLMQLPSDFLPNEDQGFVIVDMQAPTDASSNRAREVSNQVEDIFRQEEAVESMIVVNGFSFSGAGDNAGLAFITFKDWKDRNANNSAQAIAGRANGALFQLKDAISFALSPPAIQGLGTSNGFSFRLQDRGGLGQAALMAGSDQLMAAAAQSPVLAGLRIEGMPAAAQVNLVIDREKANTLGVSFAAINATISSNLGSSYANDFPNAGRMQRVTVQADQDQRMQVEDLLKLNVANSSGSMVPLSSFATAEWQRGSSQVVGYNGYPAVRIGGSAAPGYSSGDAIAEMERLVGELPNGFGYEWTGQSLEEIQSGSQAPMLVGLIVIFVFLLLAALYESWSIPLSVMLVVPLGVLGSVIAVYMRDMPNDVYFKVGLITIIGLSAKNAILIIEFAKDLLAQGVPLLQATIEAAKLRFRPILMTSLAFTLGVVPLAIATGASAASQNAIGTAVMGGMISATVLSVLFVPIFFVFVMRIFGGGKKKDAAKIDETAALPAPAE, from the coding sequence ATGGCACAATTCTTCATCGGGCGGCCCATTTTTGCATGGGTCGTCGCCATCTTCATCATGCTTGCGGGTCTTATCGCACTGCCGCAGCTGCCGATTGCCCAATACCCCAATGTGGCGCCGCCGCAGGTCACGATCAGCGCTCTCTATCCGGGCGCTTCGCCCGAGGACATGTATCAAAGCGTGACCCGGCCTATCGAGGAGGAAATGAATGGCGTGGAAGGTGCCATGTATTTCGAATCCACCTCGGATTCCTCGGGTTCGGTGACGGTGACGGTCACCTTCGAGCCAGGCACAGAATCGAGCCAGGCCGCCAATGATGTGCAGAATGCCGTCCGCCGGGTCGAAGCGCGTCTGCCTCAGATCGTCACGCAACAGGGCATCCAGGTGCAGGAGGCCGGCAGCGGCTTTCTGATGATGGTGGGCCTCGTCTCCACCGACGGCTCGCTCGACGTGGTGGGGCTGGGCGATTATCTCAGCCGCAACGTGCTGGGCGAAATCCGTCGCGTTGAAGGCGTCGGCCGGGCGCAACTGTTCGCCTCCCAGCGCGCCATGCGTGTCTGGGTTGATCCCGACAAGATGACCAGCCTCAATCTCAGCACGCAGGAAGTGACGGCCGCCATCCAGGCCCAGAACGCCCAGGTTACGGCAGGACGGATCGGCGCACAGCCAAATCCGATCGGCCAGCAGGTGTCCGCAACCGTTCTGGTCACCGGGCAATTGCGCACGCCCGAAGAATTTGGCGCGATTGTGCTGCGCGCCAATTCCGATGGCTCCTCGGTTCGCCTGCGCGATGTTGCGCGGATCGAAGTTGGGTCCGAGACCTATAATTTCGCGACCCGCATCGATGGCAAGCCAGCGGCGGCCTTGGCCGTGCAATTGTCCCCGTCGGGCAATGCCCTGGCGACTTCGGAAGGGGTTCGCCATCGCATGGAGGAATTGGCGGAGTTTTTCCCGCCAGGGGTTGAATATGTCGTCCCCTACGACACCTCGCCCTTTGTCGAGGTCTCGATCGAAAAGGTGCTGCACACCCTGATCGAGGCCATCGGCCTCGTTTTTGTCGTGATGTTCGTCTTCCTGCAGAATTTCCGCTACACGTTGATCCCGACCCTGGTGGTGCCGGTGGCCCTGTTGGGCACTGTCGGCGTCATGCTGGTGACTGGCTTTTCAATCAACGTGCTGACCATGTTCGCCATGGTGCTGGCGATCGGCATTCTGGTGGATGACGCGATCGTGGTCGTGGAGAATGTCGAGCGCATCATGGCCGAAGAGGGCCTGTCGCCCAAGGATGCGACGCGCAAGGCCATGAAGCAGATTACTGGCGCCATTATCGGCATTACGCTGGTGCTGGCCGCCGTGTTCGTTCCCATGGCTTTCTTTCCCGGCGCGGTCGGGGTGATCTATCAGCAATTCAGCATCACCATGGTGGTGTCGATCCTGATCTCGGGCTTCCTGGCCCTGTCGCTGACGCCGGCCCTGTGCGCCACCTTCCTCAAGCCCATAAAGCCGGGCCATCACGAGAAAAAGGGGCCATTCGGCTGGTTCAATCGCGGGCTGAAAAGCACGACCAATAGCTATTCCAAGGGTGTGGGCTGGCTGGTTAACCGGGCAGGCCGCTTCATGGTGGTCTATCTGGCTCTGCTGGTCGGGCTGGGCTGGGGGCTTATGCAGCTTCCCTCCGACTTCCTGCCCAATGAAGATCAGGGTTTTGTCATCGTCGACATGCAGGCGCCGACGGACGCCAGCAGCAATCGTGCCCGCGAAGTCTCCAATCAGGTGGAGGATATTTTCCGCCAGGAAGAGGCTGTCGAGAGCATGATCGTCGTCAATGGCTTCAGTTTCTCTGGCGCCGGTGACAATGCGGGCCTGGCCTTCATCACTTTCAAGGACTGGAAAGATCGCAACGCCAACAATTCCGCGCAGGCTATTGCCGGCCGGGCCAATGGCGCCCTGTTCCAGCTCAAGGACGCCATTTCCTTTGCGCTGTCGCCTCCGGCTATCCAGGGCCTGGGCACGTCGAACGGCTTCTCCTTCCGGCTGCAGGATCGCGGCGGACTAGGGCAGGCGGCGCTCATGGCGGGCAGCGATCAATTGATGGCCGCGGCGGCGCAAAGCCCCGTTCTGGCAGGTCTGCGCATCGAAGGCATGCCGGCGGCGGCCCAGGTCAATCTCGTGATCGACCGCGAAAAGGCCAATACGCTGGGGGTGAGCTTTGCGGCGATCAATGCGACGATCTCGTCTAATCTGGGCTCGTCCTATGCCAATGACTTCCCCAATGCCGGCCGCATGCAGCGGGTTACCGTGCAGGCCGATCAGGACCAGCGCATGCAAGTCGAAGATCTGCTCAAGCTCAATGTTGCCAATAGTTCGGGCAGCATGGTGCCGTTGTCGTCCTTTGCGACGGCGGAGTGGCAGCGCGGCTCCTCCCAGGTGGTTGGCTATAACGGCTATCCGGCCGTCCGCATCGGTGGCTCGGCAGCTCCTGGCTATTCCTCGGGCGATGCTATCGCCGAAATGGAACGCCTGGTGGGCGAGTTGCCCAATGGCTTTGGCTATGAATGGACCGGCCAGTCGCTGGAAGAAATCCAGTCGGGTTCGCAGGCACCGATGCTGGTTGGGCTGATCGTCATCTTCGTATTCCTGCTTTTGGCAGCGCTTTACGAAAGCTGGTCGATCCCGCTCTCGGTCATGCTCGTCGTGCCCTTGGGCGTCCTGGGATCGGTGATCGCGGTTTACATGCGCGACATGCCCAACGACGTCTATTTCAAGGTCGGGCTGATCACGATCATCGGCTTGTCGGCGAAAAACGCCATCCTGATCATCGAGTTCGCCAAGGATCTGCTGGCACAGGGCGTGCCCTTGCTGCAGGCGACGATCGAAGCCGCCAAGCTGCGGTTCCGGCCCATTCTGATGACGTCACTGGCCTTTACCCTGGGCGTGGTGCCGCTGGCCATCGCCACTGGCGCCAGCGCCGCCAGCCAGAACGCTATCGGTACTGCGGTGATGGGCGGCATGATCTCGGCAACCGTGCTCAGCGTCTTGTTCGTCCCGATCTTCTTCGTCTTCGTGATGCGGATTTTCGGCGGCGGCAAAAAGAAGGACGCTGCAAAGATAGATGAAACGGCAGCGCTGCCCGCTCCGGCGGAGTGA
- the mepA gene encoding penicillin-insensitive murein endopeptidase has protein sequence MLLRLLGFTFITLLLLAPAGFAQQPARDLFDAVDRPTAGPSMPIGGYARGCIAGAVQLPTDGPGWQAMRLSRDRRWGTPELVHYIEALARLVAQDGWPGLLVGDMGQPRGGPAKSGHASHQIGLDVDLWLQPMPNYTLSAGERENLSAVSVLRKGTRDVDPARFGEAERLLIYRAAQLPGVARIFVAPGIKRALCEIRWRDRSFLRNIRPWYGHDDHIHVRLACPAGASSCVDQDPVPAGDGCGAELDYWFTDAPYQPSTSPPAAPLTLDDLPKACAAVLSAD, from the coding sequence ATGCTTCTTCGCTTGCTGGGTTTCACATTCATTACCTTGCTCCTGCTGGCCCCGGCCGGCTTTGCGCAGCAGCCGGCGCGTGACCTTTTTGATGCAGTGGACCGCCCGACCGCCGGGCCTTCGATGCCGATCGGCGGCTATGCCCGGGGCTGTATTGCCGGGGCGGTGCAATTGCCGACGGATGGGCCGGGTTGGCAGGCCATGCGGCTGTCACGCGACCGCCGCTGGGGCACGCCCGAGCTTGTGCACTATATAGAGGCGCTTGCCCGCTTAGTGGCGCAGGATGGTTGGCCGGGCCTGCTGGTGGGCGATATGGGACAGCCACGCGGCGGTCCAGCGAAAAGCGGACATGCTTCCCATCAGATCGGCCTTGATGTCGATCTCTGGCTGCAGCCGATGCCAAACTACACGCTCAGCGCTGGCGAGCGTGAAAACCTGTCCGCGGTTTCGGTGCTCAGGAAGGGTACGCGCGATGTCGACCCGGCACGTTTCGGCGAAGCCGAGCGGCTGCTGATCTATCGCGCCGCACAACTGCCGGGTGTTGCGCGTATCTTCGTCGCGCCGGGCATAAAGCGGGCGCTTTGCGAGATCAGGTGGCGGGACCGTAGCTTTCTGCGAAACATCCGCCCGTGGTACGGTCATGACGACCATATCCATGTCAGGCTGGCCTGTCCGGCAGGCGCCTCGTCTTGCGTCGACCAGGACCCGGTACCGGCTGGCGACGGGTGCGGCGCGGAATTGGACTATTGGTTCACCGACGCCCCCTATCAGCCAAGCACCAGCCCACCGGCGGCGCCCCTGACGCTGGACGACCTGCCCAAGGCATGCGCGGCCGTTTTGAGTGCCGATTGA
- a CDS encoding ABC transporter substrate-binding protein yields the protein MLRWRRKAVLKNKMILAASAMVLAMAAPASAQTVLTASSEQTTTWVRNFNPFNQTSARATTKDFIYEPLAVFNRLAGNKWEYRLAESFELADDLKSITFILRDGLKWSDGEPLTVDDVVFTYDYLKKFPALDFNSVAPLMESVEKVDEHTVRFNLVQPNSLIATTIVAMPIVPEHIWKDVADPVTFANETPVGSGPLTEISRFTPQVYEQCRNPNYWDAESLKVDCMRLPQLADNPQVLAALADGTLDWATSFIPDIDNTFVAKDPEHNKYWFLPSSLVAFTLNLESPDENNKKAFNDVNFRRAVSMLIDRQTIIDIAGYGYPVINEDPSMLGEFYKAFGNPEVATQFGQYGKFDLDAGVALLETSGYVDKNGDGFRDNPDGTPISIDIEIPNGWTDWIDATQIAIETLKEAGLDVKMSTPEESVWASDLIGAKYSMSLNAIGSAANPYFPYIRSFNPADFGKSRTSAQRWTDPKVVEMLNKYTQVKDPAEQKSIMDAIQLKVAEAMPVIPVYNSPSFYQYSTKRFTGWASAENPIVSPVISNANPGRLIQLLALEPVAQ from the coding sequence ATGCTTAGATGGAGGAGAAAAGCAGTGCTGAAGAATAAGATGATCCTGGCGGCCTCCGCTATGGTTCTGGCGATGGCGGCGCCGGCCAGCGCGCAGACGGTGCTGACAGCCAGCTCCGAGCAGACCACAACCTGGGTCCGCAATTTCAATCCGTTCAATCAGACCTCTGCCCGCGCAACGACCAAGGATTTCATTTACGAGCCGCTGGCGGTCTTCAACCGGCTGGCGGGCAACAAGTGGGAATATCGCCTGGCGGAGAGCTTCGAGCTGGCGGATGACCTCAAATCGATCACCTTCATACTGCGTGACGGGCTCAAATGGTCCGATGGGGAACCCCTCACCGTCGACGACGTGGTGTTCACCTACGACTATCTCAAGAAGTTCCCGGCGCTCGATTTCAACTCGGTGGCGCCGCTAATGGAGTCGGTGGAAAAGGTCGACGAACACACCGTCCGCTTTAACCTCGTGCAGCCCAACTCGCTGATCGCCACAACCATCGTGGCCATGCCGATCGTGCCCGAGCACATCTGGAAGGATGTCGCCGATCCGGTCACTTTCGCCAATGAGACCCCGGTCGGCTCGGGCCCCCTCACCGAGATCAGCCGCTTCACCCCCCAGGTCTATGAGCAGTGCCGCAATCCCAATTATTGGGACGCGGAAAGCCTCAAGGTCGATTGCATGCGGCTGCCCCAGTTGGCCGACAATCCGCAGGTGCTGGCGGCATTGGCCGACGGCACGCTCGATTGGGCGACCAGCTTTATTCCGGACATCGACAATACTTTCGTCGCCAAGGACCCCGAACACAATAAATACTGGTTCCTGCCCTCGAGCCTGGTCGCCTTTACGCTCAACCTCGAAAGCCCCGACGAAAACAACAAAAAGGCCTTCAACGACGTGAATTTCCGCCGCGCGGTCAGCATGCTGATCGACCGGCAGACCATTATCGACATTGCCGGCTATGGCTATCCGGTGATCAACGAAGATCCCTCCATGCTGGGCGAATTCTATAAGGCCTTCGGCAATCCTGAAGTCGCCACCCAGTTCGGCCAATATGGCAAGTTCGACCTCGACGCCGGCGTGGCTCTGCTCGAAACGTCGGGCTATGTCGATAAGAATGGCGACGGTTTCCGCGACAATCCCGACGGCACACCAATCAGCATCGATATCGAAATCCCCAATGGCTGGACCGACTGGATCGACGCCACTCAGATCGCCATCGAGACGTTGAAAGAGGCCGGCCTCGACGTGAAGATGAGCACGCCCGAGGAATCGGTCTGGGCCTCCGATCTGATCGGCGCGAAATACTCGATGTCGCTCAATGCGATAGGATCAGCGGCCAATCCATACTTTCCCTATATTCGCTCGTTCAACCCCGCCGACTTCGGCAAGAGCCGTACCTCGGCCCAACGTTGGACCGATCCTAAAGTGGTCGAAATGCTCAACAAATATACCCAGGTGAAAGACCCCGCCGAGCAGAAGTCGATCATGGATGCGATCCAGCTCAAGGTGGCGGAGGCCATGCCGGTTATCCCGGTTTACAATAGCCCTTCCTTCTACCAGTACAGCACCAAGCGCTTCACCGGCTGGGCCAGTGCAGAAAATCCCATCGTTTCGCCGGTGATTTCCAATGCCAATCCGGGCCGCCTGATCCAGCTGCTGGCGCTCGAACCGGTTGCGCAATAG
- a CDS encoding alpha/beta fold hydrolase has product MLRRTFLSLTAALAPLMALPALAQQSDQAAQGATMLPAPSKSGYAPVNGVEVYYAIYGEGDPLVLLHGGLANIDMFGPNVALLAEGHQVIAIDLQGHGHTLPFDRPMSYEAMADDVAGVIQYLGFEKADLMGYSLGAGTALRVAIQHPGLVDKLIVVSAPYAWAGWHDYNQQGMRSMTPDMAEGMKGTPLYESYAAVAPDVNNFPVLIEKVTAMMMNDYDWSAEVKQIKAPTLLMFADWDAVRTSHVASFFELLGGGLQDALWDGSGMNANRLAIIPNATHYTIFADTRPGEAAIAFLDAPAQ; this is encoded by the coding sequence ATGCTGAGACGCACCTTCCTATCGCTGACCGCCGCGCTGGCCCCGCTCATGGCGCTGCCTGCGCTCGCCCAACAATCCGACCAAGCTGCACAAGGAGCCACCATGTTGCCCGCCCCCTCGAAATCCGGTTACGCCCCCGTCAACGGCGTCGAAGTTTATTACGCCATCTATGGTGAGGGTGACCCCCTCGTCCTGCTGCATGGCGGATTGGCCAATATCGACATGTTCGGTCCCAATGTCGCCCTGCTGGCCGAGGGCCATCAGGTCATCGCCATCGACCTGCAGGGGCATGGACATACCCTGCCCTTCGACCGCCCGATGAGCTATGAAGCCATGGCTGACGACGTCGCCGGCGTTATCCAATATCTTGGCTTCGAGAAAGCGGACCTTATGGGATATTCGCTCGGCGCGGGGACTGCCCTGCGGGTAGCGATCCAGCATCCGGGCCTGGTGGACAAGCTGATCGTCGTCTCCGCTCCCTACGCCTGGGCGGGCTGGCACGACTATAACCAGCAGGGCATGCGCTCGATGACACCGGACATGGCCGAAGGCATGAAAGGGACCCCGCTCTATGAATCTTACGCGGCTGTCGCGCCCGATGTGAACAATTTCCCGGTCCTGATCGAGAAGGTCACGGCGATGATGATGAACGACTACGATTGGTCCGCCGAGGTCAAGCAGATCAAAGCGCCGACACTTCTCATGTTCGCCGATTGGGACGCCGTACGCACCAGCCACGTCGCCAGCTTTTTCGAACTGCTCGGAGGCGGTTTGCAGGACGCGCTATGGGACGGCTCGGGCATGAATGCCAACCGCCTGGCCATCATCCCCAACGCCACCCACTACACTATCTTCGCCGATACACGACCTGGCGAAGCAGCCATCGCCTTCCTCGATGCACCGGCACAATAG
- a CDS encoding C40 family peptidase, giving the protein MPDPRLTLARDGIAARSLEGIVPADRYIDTTMRQTVLPTAALRRAPSAGAEQLDQLLFGELFEVLDEADGWAFGQAVRDRYVGYVEAGALGSPSAPSTHRVRALRTYAFSAPSIKAPTAGLYSMNAVIAAGEQEGRFVKTVAGWFVQEHLAPIDQAEPDYVAVAEQFVGTPYQWGGRESLGLDCSGLVQQALYASGRACPRDSDQQAAMGAPIEALRRGDLVFWRGHVAVMINEADIIHANSWHMAVAIEPLAEAVARIKRLGGGEPTGFRRL; this is encoded by the coding sequence TTGCCTGATCCCCGCCTGACCCTGGCCCGCGACGGAATCGCCGCCCGGTCGCTCGAAGGGATCGTTCCGGCTGATCGCTATATCGATACGACCATGCGCCAGACGGTCTTGCCCACGGCCGCCCTGCGCCGTGCGCCATCGGCTGGTGCTGAACAGCTTGATCAATTGCTGTTCGGTGAACTTTTCGAAGTGCTGGACGAGGCGGATGGCTGGGCTTTCGGACAGGCAGTGCGTGACCGCTATGTCGGCTATGTCGAAGCCGGCGCCCTAGGTTCACCGTCCGCGCCGTCGACCCATCGCGTGCGGGCGCTCCGCACCTATGCCTTCAGTGCGCCCAGCATAAAGGCCCCGACAGCCGGGCTCTATTCGATGAACGCGGTGATTGCCGCCGGGGAGCAAGAGGGCCGTTTCGTGAAGACGGTGGCAGGCTGGTTTGTGCAGGAACATCTCGCGCCGATCGACCAAGCGGAGCCAGACTATGTGGCGGTCGCCGAGCAATTCGTCGGCACGCCCTATCAATGGGGTGGGCGCGAGAGCCTGGGGCTCGATTGTTCCGGGCTGGTGCAGCAGGCGCTTTACGCCAGCGGCCGGGCCTGTCCGCGTGATAGCGACCAGCAGGCGGCCATGGGCGCGCCGATCGAAGCGCTGCGCCGCGGCGACCTCGTCTTCTGGCGTGGCCATGTGGCGGTAATGATCAACGAGGCCGACATCATCCACGCCAATAGCTGGCACATGGCGGTGGCCATAGAGCCCTTGGCTGAAGCAGTCGCGCGCATCAAGCGTCTTGGCGGCGGCGAACCCACAGGTTTTCGACGGCTTTGA
- a CDS encoding MGH1-like glycoside hydrolase domain-containing protein, whose protein sequence is MPDILSGASARPEIATVTQEFAASGVAFVTSNRALQKRYYDATSELFACIKPMAGLSPILQEGGIYFGCWLESTGTINAELLSRFIPSVSQSTYASFAEFQREDGLLPYKVTADGPVFSQIQLVTPLARCVWNHYALNGEDRDFLTRMYRAMSAYDAWIAQYRDTRGSGAVEAFCAFDTGHDLSARFWHVPDSPAGNDPTAYRADNPILPLIAPDLTANIICQRFYLARIAEELGEDGTPWREKAETSLKALFEQCYDAEDGFFYDRDRNGRLVKVQSDVLLRVLACEVGDDAFFAEALQRYLLNTRKFFAKYPFTSLALDDPRFDPAFDYNSWCGPSNFLSLIRAPHAFEHHGRHVELTWVFYPILSSLSRSTRFSQTVHPSTGRDGFTETYSPSILCMLDFVERLCGILPRPDGTLWFTGLVPYQIDHRDDAHETAYSRRIDGNLFELVNTSERSTAYRNGEQLYDAPKGVRLITTRDGQVTSLIGMSVEPVTGVVNTSSGGLPFRAAANEVLTLQNGVFRVSSAPGLVPPSF, encoded by the coding sequence ATGCCGGACATTTTATCCGGTGCTTCCGCACGTCCCGAGATCGCGACCGTCACGCAGGAATTCGCGGCCTCTGGCGTGGCTTTTGTGACGTCGAACAGGGCATTGCAGAAGCGCTACTATGATGCGACGAGTGAGCTTTTTGCCTGTATCAAGCCGATGGCAGGTCTATCGCCCATCCTACAGGAAGGCGGCATCTATTTTGGCTGCTGGCTGGAAAGCACCGGCACGATCAATGCCGAACTACTATCGCGCTTCATTCCGTCGGTCAGCCAATCGACCTATGCTTCATTCGCGGAGTTCCAGCGCGAAGATGGCCTGCTCCCCTATAAGGTAACGGCCGACGGACCGGTTTTCTCGCAGATTCAGCTCGTCACCCCGTTGGCGCGATGCGTCTGGAACCACTATGCACTCAATGGGGAGGATCGGGATTTCCTGACGCGCATGTATCGCGCCATGTCGGCCTATGACGCCTGGATCGCGCAATATCGGGACACGCGCGGCAGCGGCGCCGTAGAGGCCTTCTGCGCCTTCGATACCGGCCATGATCTTTCCGCCCGCTTCTGGCATGTCCCGGATTCACCGGCCGGCAATGACCCAACTGCCTATCGTGCCGACAATCCCATCCTGCCCCTGATCGCCCCCGACCTGACCGCGAACATCATCTGCCAGCGCTTCTACCTGGCGCGGATAGCCGAGGAGCTCGGCGAGGATGGCACGCCCTGGCGTGAAAAGGCCGAAACCAGCCTCAAGGCTCTCTTTGAGCAATGCTACGACGCGGAGGATGGCTTCTTTTACGATCGCGACCGCAATGGGCGCCTGGTCAAAGTTCAGTCGGACGTGCTGTTGCGGGTGCTCGCCTGTGAAGTGGGCGATGACGCCTTTTTCGCCGAAGCGCTGCAGCGCTATCTGCTCAACACGCGCAAGTTTTTCGCCAAGTATCCGTTCACATCGCTGGCGCTGGATGACCCGCGGTTCGATCCAGCCTTCGATTACAACAGCTGGTGCGGACCGAGCAATTTCCTGTCGCTGATCAGGGCTCCACATGCCTTCGAGCATCACGGTCGTCACGTTGAGTTGACCTGGGTCTTTTACCCCATCCTGTCGTCGCTGAGCCGTTCCACCCGATTTTCGCAGACCGTGCATCCCTCTACGGGCCGAGACGGATTTACCGAGACCTATTCGCCCTCGATCCTCTGCATGCTTGATTTCGTCGAGCGTCTTTGCGGCATCCTGCCCCGTCCAGATGGCACGCTGTGGTTTACCGGCCTTGTGCCCTACCAGATCGATCACCGCGACGACGCCCACGAAACGGCCTATAGCCGGCGCATCGACGGAAATCTCTTCGAGCTGGTCAATACCAGCGAGCGGTCGACGGCCTATCGCAACGGCGAACAGCTTTATGACGCACCCAAGGGCGTGCGGCTGATCACGACGCGAGATGGCCAGGTCACATCCTTGATCGGCATGAGTGTCGAGCCGGTCACCGGAGTCGTCAATACATCATCCGGCGGCCTGCCCTTCCGGGCGGCTGCAAACGAAGTTCTGACTTTGCAGAACGGCGTTTTTAGAGTTTCGAGCGCTCCGGGGCTGGTGCCACCCAGCTTCTAG
- a CDS encoding TetR/AcrR family transcriptional regulator, with translation MARPRTIDLDRILDAGERVVMRDGASNLTLDAVAAEAGISKGSVLYDCKNKHALIKAIIERKISNEDKKIDEAVAALDGQKNTEIRGRIVVAADWLKEEAEPVALQLCSALAQDEDLQGLIRTSCDRTLSRVAETSENPGAALVAMLALEGLRSLHLMGFHKWSPAEFADLLAEIERVATTQGDVTAPD, from the coding sequence ATGGCACGTCCCAGAACAATCGATCTCGACAGGATCCTCGATGCCGGGGAGCGCGTTGTCATGCGCGATGGCGCATCAAATCTTACCCTCGATGCCGTAGCCGCTGAGGCTGGGATCAGCAAGGGCAGCGTGCTCTATGATTGCAAGAATAAGCATGCCCTGATCAAGGCGATCATCGAACGCAAGATTTCCAACGAAGACAAGAAAATCGACGAAGCCGTCGCTGCTCTGGACGGACAGAAAAACACCGAGATCCGCGGACGCATCGTCGTTGCCGCCGACTGGCTTAAGGAAGAAGCCGAGCCGGTGGCGCTGCAATTGTGTTCAGCGCTTGCCCAGGACGAGGATCTGCAGGGGCTGATCCGGACGAGCTGCGATCGCACGCTGTCTAGAGTTGCCGAAACTTCAGAAAATCCAGGTGCCGCGCTGGTTGCCATGCTCGCGCTTGAGGGGCTGCGCTCTCTCCATCTGATGGGCTTTCACAAGTGGTCGCCGGCGGAATTTGCGGACCTGCTTGCCGAAATCGAACGTGTTGCAACCACGCAGGGTGACGTCACCGCGCCAGACTAA
- a CDS encoding efflux RND transporter periplasmic adaptor subunit, producing the protein MNAISSLAKVATVIGLLAFVAACTESNSAPQTPGAPPPMPVSFVEVAPEQLAITNQLPGRIAPTRIAQVRPRVSGIVVERVFEQGSFVNEGDVLYRIDPVPFQLKVESAQASYERAMAVQLQASQQATRALASQERNIGTAQNADAAEAALASANADVALAEVAVAEAKLNLEYAEVKAPISGRIGGALITEGALVSAGSGENLAIIQQLDPVYADFTQPSNEMLRLRKALEDGRLASLAPGEASVTLLMDDDTTYAHAGRLLFSGAAVDAGTGQVTLRAEIPNPDDDLLPGMYVRVLLDQGVEKGAFAVPQQAIQRDAGGQSQLYVIGADNVVELRTVTIGRSIGSRSVVESGLNSGDRVVVEGVQKIRPGSPVAPEPWTPPATTAAAPATETPAS; encoded by the coding sequence ATGAATGCAATTAGCTCCCTGGCCAAGGTTGCGACTGTGATCGGCCTGCTCGCTTTCGTTGCGGCCTGCACCGAGTCAAATAGCGCCCCCCAGACCCCCGGCGCGCCGCCACCCATGCCGGTCAGTTTCGTCGAAGTCGCGCCCGAGCAATTGGCCATTACCAACCAATTGCCGGGCCGGATTGCGCCCACGCGCATTGCCCAGGTGCGTCCGCGCGTCTCCGGCATCGTGGTTGAACGCGTCTTTGAGCAGGGCAGTTTCGTCAACGAAGGCGACGTGCTCTATCGCATCGATCCCGTGCCGTTCCAGCTGAAGGTAGAGAGCGCCCAGGCCAGCTACGAGCGTGCCATGGCCGTGCAGTTGCAGGCCAGCCAGCAGGCTACGCGCGCCCTGGCTTCACAGGAGCGCAATATCGGCACCGCTCAGAATGCGGATGCGGCGGAAGCCGCGCTAGCCTCGGCCAATGCCGATGTCGCGCTGGCCGAAGTGGCGGTTGCCGAAGCCAAACTTAATCTCGAATATGCCGAGGTAAAGGCGCCGATTTCGGGCCGGATCGGCGGCGCGCTGATCACCGAAGGCGCGCTCGTCAGCGCCGGTAGCGGAGAGAACCTGGCGATCATCCAGCAGCTCGACCCGGTCTATGCCGACTTCACCCAGCCCTCCAATGAAATGCTGCGGCTGCGCAAGGCCCTGGAAGACGGCCGCCTGGCGAGTCTAGCGCCCGGCGAAGCCAGCGTGACGCTGCTGATGGACGATGACACTACCTATGCCCATGCCGGCCGGTTGCTGTTTTCGGGCGCGGCGGTCGATGCCGGCACCGGACAGGTGACGCTGCGCGCTGAGATTCCCAATCCCGATGATGATCTGCTGCCGGGCATGTATGTGCGCGTGCTGCTTGATCAAGGCGTGGAAAAGGGTGCCTTCGCCGTGCCTCAGCAAGCCATCCAGCGCGATGCGGGCGGCCAGTCCCAGCTCTATGTGATTGGCGCGGACAATGTCGTGGAATTGCGCACCGTCACCATCGGCCGTTCCATTGGGTCGCGTTCAGTGGTCGAAAGCGGCCTCAATAGCGGCGACCGCGTTGTGGTCGAAGGCGTGCAGAAAATCCGTCCGGGTTCGCCCGTTGCCCCTGAACCCTGGACCCCGCCGGCAACGACCGCTGCGGCCCCGGCCACTGAAACTCCTGCAAGCTAA